One window of the Desulfatiglans sp. genome contains the following:
- a CDS encoding sigma-54-dependent Fis family transcriptional regulator — MARSILIIDDEQSILQTLEGILTDEGFEVHCELSAVTALKKIDEMMPDLVILDIWMPVMNGIDALMRLKQEYPYIQVIMMSGHADVETAVKATRLGAYDFIEKPLSMEELLLAINNALNFYQLEEEMGILRERDQYRYHITGKSEQVKRLKESIEKAAPTNASILIMGENGTGKELVAHTIHRLSKRSLKPMIEVNCAAIPEELIESELFGYEKGAFTGAGVKKKGKFDIAHEGTLFLDEVGDMSLKAQSKTLRILQEQKFERVGGSRTIHVNVRIISATNKNLMAEIEAGRFREDLYYRLNVVPIHLPPLRERAEDIPEFISTFLDQSHLKGEKGKKRFTDEAIELLMHYRWPGNVRELKNLVENLIIMSKDEVISIGDIPAPYNRSQATNDGLGSFLNIDSFREARTLFEKAYIEAKLKKFKGNITQTADAIGVERSNLHKKIKAYGLDALKERVNCEG; from the coding sequence ATGGCCAGATCGATTTTGATAATAGATGATGAGCAGAGCATACTTCAGACCCTTGAGGGAATTTTGACCGATGAAGGCTTTGAGGTGCACTGTGAGCTGAGCGCAGTTACTGCCCTTAAAAAGATAGATGAAATGATGCCGGACCTTGTTATCCTTGACATCTGGATGCCTGTCATGAACGGCATTGATGCCCTTATGAGGCTCAAGCAGGAGTACCCCTATATCCAGGTAATAATGATGTCAGGCCACGCTGATGTAGAAACAGCGGTTAAGGCCACAAGGCTCGGTGCCTATGACTTTATTGAAAAACCCCTTTCCATGGAGGAACTCCTTTTAGCTATCAACAATGCCCTCAATTTTTACCAGCTTGAAGAGGAGATGGGCATACTCAGGGAGCGGGATCAGTACAGATACCATATTACTGGAAAGAGTGAGCAGGTTAAAAGGCTTAAAGAGAGCATAGAGAAGGCAGCCCCCACCAATGCCAGCATCCTCATAATGGGTGAAAACGGCACAGGCAAGGAACTTGTAGCCCATACGATTCACAGGCTGAGTAAAAGAAGTCTTAAGCCTATGATAGAGGTAAACTGCGCAGCTATCCCTGAAGAGCTCATAGAGAGCGAGCTGTTCGGCTATGAAAAGGGTGCCTTCACGGGTGCCGGTGTAAAAAAGAAGGGTAAGTTTGATATTGCCCATGAAGGGACACTGTTTCTGGATGAGGTGGGCGACATGAGTTTAAAGGCCCAGTCAAAGACATTACGTATACTCCAGGAACAGAAGTTCGAGCGCGTGGGCGGCTCACGAACCATCCATGTAAATGTCAGGATCATATCTGCAACGAACAAGAATCTTATGGCTGAGATAGAGGCAGGAAGATTCAGGGAAGACCTTTATTACAGGCTCAACGTTGTTCCCATCCATTTGCCTCCATTAAGGGAAAGGGCTGAAGATATCCCTGAATTCATTTCCACCTTTTTGGATCAGAGCCATCTTAAAGGGGAAAAGGGTAAAAAGCGTTTTACCGATGAGGCCATTGAGCTGTTAATGCATTACAGGTGGCCCGGCAATGTGAGGGAGTTAAAGAACCTGGTTGAAAATCTGATTATCATGTCAAAGGATGAAGTCATATCTATTGGTGACATCCCTGCCCCCTATAACCGGTCACAGGCTACAAATGATGGACTGGGATCATTTCTCAATATAGATAGCTTCAGGGAAGCAAGAACCCTCTTTGAAAAGGCATATATAGAGGCCAAACTAAAAAAATTCAAAGGGAATATAACCCAGACCGCAGATGCCATAGGGGTAGAAAGAAGCAACCTCCATAAAAAGATAAAGGCTTATGGGTTGGATGCATTAAAAGAAAGGGTGAATTGTGAAGGGTGA
- the lpxB gene encoding lipid-A-disaccharide synthase: MNIFGSRYVLIVAGEASGDLHGANLVKAMKDIDRDIMFRGIGGDKMVLAGVDIVTHASQMAAVGLTEVFSRSGAILSSYFSLRSILKKEQPDLLILIDYPGFNISLAGAAKKFGVPVLYYISPQLWAWRSGRVHKLAKRVGKMAVILPFEKEFYAKTGADLPVEYVGHPLMDQVPLFMNRVAMEREFGFKKEDTVIALMPGSRDEEVSKLLPVLLEAAGIISSRVPNLKCIIPVAPTISQDHIKRMIQGSRLDIVTTGKGVYRALKVSDLALVASGTATLETAIMGVPMIVTYRMSPISYSIAKRVVKVPYVGLVNLVAEEEVAPELLQEDVRPDVIAESALAILCDENRKREIKDKLARVTESLGGPGASKRTAQLAFEMMKGGLSTL; encoded by the coding sequence ATGAACATCTTTGGTTCCAGATATGTGCTTATAGTGGCAGGTGAGGCCTCTGGCGACCTGCATGGGGCAAATCTTGTCAAGGCCATGAAGGATATTGACCGTGATATCATGTTCAGGGGTATTGGCGGCGATAAGATGGTGCTTGCCGGTGTGGATATTGTCACCCACGCATCCCAGATGGCAGCTGTAGGTTTAACAGAGGTCTTTTCAAGATCAGGGGCTATTCTAAGCTCCTATTTCAGTTTGCGCTCTATCCTGAAAAAGGAACAACCTGATCTTTTAATTCTTATTGATTACCCCGGTTTTAATATTAGCCTTGCAGGTGCTGCTAAAAAATTCGGAGTGCCTGTGCTCTACTATATAAGCCCGCAGCTCTGGGCCTGGAGAAGCGGCAGGGTGCATAAGCTCGCTAAAAGGGTAGGTAAAATGGCAGTGATCCTCCCCTTTGAAAAGGAATTTTATGCCAAAACAGGCGCTGATTTGCCTGTGGAGTATGTGGGGCACCCTTTAATGGATCAGGTGCCTTTATTCATGAACAGGGTGGCCATGGAGAGGGAATTCGGTTTTAAAAAAGAGGATACTGTTATTGCCCTTATGCCGGGAAGCAGGGATGAAGAGGTATCAAAACTTCTGCCTGTTTTGCTTGAGGCCGCAGGGATAATATCCTCACGTGTGCCAAACCTTAAATGTATTATACCTGTTGCCCCCACCATATCACAGGATCATATTAAGAGGATGATTCAGGGTTCACGCCTTGATATTGTCACAACCGGAAAGGGGGTTTACCGGGCGCTTAAAGTTAGTGATCTCGCGCTTGTTGCATCAGGGACCGCTACCCTTGAAACAGCTATCATGGGTGTGCCTATGATTGTTACCTACCGCATGTCCCCAATCTCATACAGTATTGCCAAACGGGTGGTCAAGGTCCCATATGTGGGACTTGTCAACCTGGTGGCAGAAGAAGAGGTGGCTCCGGAGCTTCTGCAGGAGGATGTGCGCCCTGATGTCATCGCAGAGAGCGCCCTTGCCATACTCTGTGATGAGAACAGAAAGAGGGAGATCAAGGATAAACTTGCCAGGGTCACTGAGAGCCTCGGAGGGCCGGGCGCCTCAAAAAGAACAGCCCAGCTTGCCTTTGAGATGATGAAGGGGGGACTCAGCACCCTATAA
- a CDS encoding Gfo/Idh/MocA family oxidoreductase yields the protein MIKENKKIRVCVIGVGQMGEKHVTKYSGNAGVELVGVSDVNIKRAREIGDKYRVKVFENHMDLLKLVDAASLAVTTEKHFDVAKDILNSGVHLLIEKPITYDLESADILLNLAHEKNLIMHVGLVERFNPAIVRISDYLNNPLFIETHRMNKFTERGTDVDVVLDLMIHDLDIVLNLVPSEVKEIHAIGMCVITDKTDIANVRLIFENGTVANLTASRIAEKTLRKIRVFQPDAYIHANCYKKEFSITRLNEGAHDRVNLANLKTENVMFENSDPLADQINHFLVSVRKGKRSDTANRDERKALNIALQIIEQIHKGCRTFMPAK from the coding sequence ATGATTAAAGAAAATAAAAAAATCAGGGTCTGCGTAATCGGCGTGGGCCAGATGGGTGAAAAACATGTGACAAAATATTCCGGTAACGCAGGTGTTGAGCTTGTCGGTGTATCGGATGTAAATATCAAAAGGGCAAGGGAGATCGGTGATAAATACAGGGTAAAGGTATTTGAAAATCATATGGATCTCTTAAAACTTGTCGATGCAGCAAGCCTTGCGGTTACCACTGAAAAACATTTTGATGTGGCAAAGGATATATTGAATTCGGGGGTGCATCTCCTAATTGAAAAACCCATTACATATGATCTTGAAAGCGCAGATATCCTTCTTAATCTTGCCCATGAAAAAAACCTTATCATGCATGTGGGGCTGGTTGAACGATTCAACCCTGCGATTGTAAGGATCTCTGATTATTTAAACAATCCCCTCTTTATAGAGACCCACAGAATGAACAAGTTTACCGAAAGGGGAACAGATGTGGATGTGGTGCTTGACCTTATGATACATGACCTGGATATTGTACTTAATCTGGTCCCCAGCGAGGTAAAGGAGATACATGCCATCGGCATGTGCGTGATTACAGATAAGACCGATATTGCAAATGTAAGGCTTATATTTGAAAACGGCACTGTCGCTAACCTCACGGCAAGCAGGATTGCTGAAAAGACCCTTAGAAAGATACGCGTATTCCAGCCTGATGCATATATCCATGCAAACTGCTATAAGAAGGAATTCAGTATTACACGCCTGAACGAGGGGGCTCATGACAGGGTAAACCTGGCAAACCTCAAGACAGAAAATGTGATGTTCGAGAACAGTGACCCTCTGGCAGATCAGATCAACCATTTCCTGGTATCTGTACGAAAGGGCAAAAGGTCTGATACTGCCAACAGGGATGAAAGAAAGGCGCTTAATATAGCACTACAGATTATTGAACAGATACATAAAGGGTGCAGGACATTTATGCCTGCAAAGTAA